In the Vespa crabro chromosome 10, iyVesCrab1.2, whole genome shotgun sequence genome, one interval contains:
- the LOC124427659 gene encoding F-actin-uncapping protein LRRC16A isoform X5 yields the protein MSTRSQLTKDLNESVKALLGKHVKILLKNVVKLETKPDKQENRVLVFSPCRLFLLTAKVPTRIDCHFHYLEIVSIESKRANQLCLTVGERFYNFTTTSVGADTTEVDAMIEALHTAIRNIFPTVPLNYIIRKIEVIPASRLQTIRGSELARSTEATRHTGPCGGFSTQYACMCDLHGVPYREEVAWDVDTIYLSHDTRELNLRDFDHLDQKDLVPIISALEYNTWFTKLRASHLKLSHEPLERLLHVMRRSLSIQELYLDNLGVKWDFAHKLSLALISNANTMLQTIDLSHNMIEDKGASSLCGIIAKLMQGATHLSGPIGKLPKGLQKLNLAHCGLTGKGIGQIAHALSLNRSMPTSLQYLNLSENTLKDDINNLCNFLAQPNSLTHLDLSGTDTTLECLFGALLRGCATNLVHLNVARNSFSSKKTKEIPPSFKQFFTATLSLKYLNISFCKLPLEALKHLLLGLACNESTVGLELDMSGNNLGSMGAHVLESCIHGVRCIASLDISDSNMDVDLAQVITAIGKNKSIKQLYMGRNTTGMKSKHIAVVMDALVQMLQEDDCVLQALHLPDSRLKSDLYNLINALGSNTCLHTLDISGNQIGDPGARLLAKALQINNHLRTIIYDKNNITLQGYADIVHALEKNCSVRHMPFPIFDLQPCMKTSAEKTEQLAKKIQDLLQRNVTPCKYSHGQAFRLQQGFLLSSTQQMVDRLVVQTQDTIKAIAAESCDANNDINYATGLIQDADNSKQLLPRLHEVLQRRDENNPIELKLHDMANELHKVVTMYLEDSLDAMLKCANEQCPTILSQTVIRGDESEPIAVEDDVRNICKEKNHISAEFIHTTITEQAGADIINRVNELNLAVAAHVSDRTTDEVIESLSRSYKTLIGDCDSRTRSSTPDVLRPSAGSMSSGSVIGVTSATGVSMTLHGGRTSLISEVECPPETFSLENSLSHCSSEQSPMKLDYLNLATPHLSNKRKSLHGRKLRPKSVVDSVEGLSADDIPDLLPSLPKSQAEAISETEHSLTESLDSVSELPNTVGQQLQHLVKSRPRRTKTRAPTRPMLRPDQPVDGLALGEGLDVFFRPTTPTTPLISPTSDDSSLHTFPTDGSPNLSLASHKSIPPDLDKKHGCNSPMLKTLLEPTPRSRSSDNLEKFSPLVGRRSQGDSPLTASPLARRNTTDNAQGHERVMSRCDSSKDTYNNSIMSTSVDSSKRNTLPNIGSIPTSRNSRESEDCGKILQLQNNMNSSSDKDRSSVQAMSSVKLRSTGFDLRSPTNGSNTKNSSESSKSPILKSVVKGNNSSSDGKNNGALLKNKPIPPATAPKPRPWSMAADRKSGEFSLLSDGSSPNTSAGNTPDSGDALDESTDSGVSGPASLPPTLSASSTASSLSNTSVEKRSVRELAASLNKGKPDKKENAL from the exons ATGTCAACGAGATCGCAACTCACAAAGGATTTAAACG AATCGGTGAAAGCGCTACTTGGTAAGCATGTCAAGATACTACTAAAAAATGTTGTCAAGTTAGAAACTAAGCCAGACAAGCAAGAAAACCGTGTTCTT GTATTTTCACCATgccgtctttttcttttaacggcCAAAGTACCCACAAGg ATCGACTGCCACTTCCATTACTTAGAAATAGTATCTATAGAATCCAAAAGAGCAAACCAATTATGTTTAACTGTAGGAGAaagattttacaattttactaCAACCAGTGTGGGTGCGGATACTACCGAAGTCGATGCGATGATCGAGGCCTTACATACTGCAATTCGCAATATCTTTCCTACAGTACcattaaa ttatattataagaaagatagaagtaaTCCCAGCAAGCAGATTACAAACCATAAGAGGTAGTGAATTAGCCAGGAGTACAGAAGCAACAAGACACACTGGGCCTTGCGGTGGTTTTTCCACCCagtatgcgtgtatgtgcgATTTACATGGTGTACCATATAGAGAAGAAGTTGCCTGG GATGTAGACACAATATACTTATCCCATGATACCAGAGAACTTAATTTAAGGGATTTTGATCATTTAGATCAAAAAGATTTGGTACCAATAATATCAGCCTTGGAATATAATACATGGTTTACAAAATTGAGAGCATCTCATCTTAAATTAAGCCATGAACCGCTTGAAAGATTATTGCATGTTATGCGTAGATCACTATCCATTCAAGAACTCTATCTGGATAATCTCGGAGTTAAATG GGATTTTGCACACAAATTGTCATTAGCCTTAATTTCTAATGCTAATACAATGTTACAGACAATAGATCTGTCACATAATATGATCGAGGACAAAG gAGCATCTAGCTTGTGTGGGATAATTGCCAAATTAATGCAAG gaGCTACACATTTAAGTGGCCCTATTGGAAAATTACCAAAGGGATTACAAAAATTGAATTTGGCTCACTGTGGATTAACTGGAAAGGGTATTGGTCAAATAGCACATGCATTAAGTTTAAATAGGAGTATGCCAACTAGTCTGCAATACTTAAATCTTTCAGAAAATACTTTGAAAGATGATATTAAT aaTTTATGTAACTTTCTGGCACAGCCTAATAGTTTAACACATTTAGATCTTAGTGGTACAGATACTACCTTAGAATGT ctatTTGGTGCTTTATTGCGAGGTTGTGCAACTAATCTAGTCCATCTAAATGTTGCTCGCAATTCTTTTTCAAGTAAAAAGACCAAAGAAATACCTCCCAGTTTTAAGCAATTTTTTACAGCAACACTTTCATTAAAGTACTTAAACATCTCTTTCTGTAAATTACCTCTGGAGGCATTAAAACATTTGTTACTTGGTTTGGCATGTAATGAAAGTACAGTAGGTTTAGAACTTGATATGAGTGGAAATAATTTAGGTTCTATGGGTGCTCATGTTTTGGAATCGTGTATACATGGCGTGAGATGCATAGCATCATTGGATATTTCGGACAGCA atatgGATGTTGatttggcacaagtaataaCAGCCATAGGTAAAAATAAGTCtattaaacaattatatatggGTCGAAATACGACTGGTATGAAAAGTAAACACATCGCTGTTGTAATGGATGCTTTAGTCCAAATGTTGCAAGAGGATGATTGCGTTTTACAAGCATTACATTTACCTGATTCTCGTCTTAAATCTGATctctataatttaattaatgctTTGGGAAGTAATACGTGTCTTCATACATTAGACATAAGTGGAAATCAGATTGGAGATCCTGGTGCAAGATTATTAGCCAAAGCATTGCAAATCAATAATCACTTAAGGACTatcatttatgataaaaataatattacgctTCAAGGTTATGCAGATATTGTGCATGCTTTGGAAAA AAATTGTAGTGTGAGGCATATGCCATTTCCAATTTTTGATCTACAACCGTGTATGAAAACGTCTGCTGAAAAAACAGAACAATTAGCTAAAAAAATCCAAGATTTGCTGCAAAGAAATGTTACTCCGTGTAAATACAGTCATGGACAAGCATTTAGACTTCAGCAAGGTTTTTTGTTAAGTTCCACACAACAGATGGTTGATAGACTTGTTGTTCAAACTCAGGATACTATCAAAGCTATAGCTGCAGAAAGCTGTGATgcaaataatgatattaattatgctACTGGTCTGATACAGGATGCTGATAATTCTAAACAG CTCCTTCCAAGATTACATGAAGTACTCCAAAGAAGAGATGAAAATAATccaattgaattaaaattacatgATATGGCAAATGAACTTCACAAAGTTGTTACTATGTACTTAGag gATTCATTGGATGCAATGCTTAAATGCGCGAATGAACAATGTCCAACAATACTTTCACAAACAGTAATTAGAGGAGATGAAAGTGAACCTATTGCAGTAGAGGATGATGTTCGTAATATTTGTAAGgagaaaaatcatataagtGCAGAATTTATTCACACAACTATTACAGAGCAAGCTGGtgctgatattattaatagagtCAA tGAATTAAACTTAGCGGTTGCTGCGCATGTATCTGATAGAACTACCGACGAAGTAATTGAATCTTTGTCACGTAGCTACAAAACTTTg ATCGGAGATTGTGATAGTCGAACAAGAAGTAGTACTCCAGATGTATTACGACCAAGTGCAGGTTCCATGAGTAGTGGAAGTGTTATTGGTGTTACAAGTGCAACTGGTGTTTCTATGACATTGCATGGTGGAAGGACTAGTCTTATTTCAGAAGTAGAGTGTCCTCCAGAAACATTTTCCTTGGAAAATTCTCTTAGTCATTGTTCCAGTGAACAATCGCCAAtg AAATTGGATTATTTGAATCTT GCAACTCCACACTTAtctaataaacgaaaaagttTACATGGGAGAAAATTAAGACCTAAATCTGTGGTAGATTCTGTAGAAGGATTGTCAGCAGATGATATACCTGATTTACTTCCATCACTGCCAAAAAGTCAGGCAGAAG ctatTTCAGAAACTGAACATTCCTTAACAGAATCGTTAGATTCTGTCTCAGAATTACCTAATACTGTAGGtcaacaattacaacattTAGTTAAATCTAGACCACGAAGAACAAAAACTAGAGCACCTACAAGACCAATGTTAAGACCAGATCAACCCGTAGATGGTTTAGCTCTTGGAGAGGGATTAGATGTATTTTTCCGGCCTACAACACCAACTACACCACTTATATCACCTACAAGTGATGATag TTCTTTACATACGTTTCCAACGGATGGGAGTCCAAATTTATCTCTGGCAAGTCATAAAAGTATACCACCTGATCTAGATAAAAAGCATGGATGTAACTCACCGATGTTAAAAACGTTACTTGAACCAACACCACGTTCAAGATCTAGcgataatttagaaaaattttctcctcTCGTTGGAAGACGTTCACAAGGTGATTCACCATTAACCGCATCTCCTCTGGCTCGACGAAATACGACAGATAATGCTCAGGGACATGAGAGAGTAATGTCTAGATGTGATAGTAGTAAGGATAcatataataacagtattatgAGTACTTCCGTTGATTCTTCCAAACGTAATACCTTACCAAATATTGGATCAATCCCAACTTCTCGTAATTCTCGAGAATCAGAAGACTGTgggaaaatattacaattacaaaataatatgaattcgTCATCGGACAAAGATAGATCTAGCGTACAAGCAATGTCTTCTGTTAAGCTACGTTCAACTGGTTTTGATCTACGAAGTCCAACCAATGGTAGCAACACCAAAAATTCATCGGAATCGTCTAAGTCACCGATATTGAAATCTGTtgttaaaggaaataattctAGCAGCGATGGAAAAAATAATGGTgctcttttaaaaaataaacctATTCCTCCTGCTACAGCACCAAAGCCACGTCCTTGGAGTATGGCTGCTGATAGGAAATCTg GTGAATTTAGCTTATTGAGTGATGGGTCGAGTCCAAATACATCTGCAGGAAATACACCTGACTCCGGTGATGCTCTCGACGAATCAACTGATAGTGGTGTTAGCGGTCCGGCATCATTACCACCTACATTATCAGCAAGCAGTACAGCAAGTTCACTGAGCAATACAAGTGTAGAAAAAAGATCGGTCAGAGAATTGGCAGCTAGTTTAAATAAAGGAAAGCCtgacaaaaaggaaaatg cttTATAA